CTCCCACAGGGTTGTCATGGCCCTCAGGCCTTGTAGAGAACCTGTGGGAGCGGGCTTGCCCGCGAAGGGGCCAATGGATGCTTACTTGTCGTCGCGGATCGAGAAGTTGGCCATGTGCTCCAGGCCTTTGATCAGCGCCGAGTGGTCCCAGTTGCCGCCGCCCAGTGCCTGGCAGGTGTTGAACACTTGCTGGGCGTTGGAGGTGTTGGGCAGGTTGATGCCCAGTTCCTTGGCGCCTTGCAGGGCCAGGTTCAGGTCCTTCTGGTGCAGGTTGATGCGGAAGCCTGGGTCGAAGGTGCCTTTGATCATGCGCTCGGCGTGCACTTCGAGGATTTTCGACGAGGCGAAGCCGCCCATCAGTGCTTCACGCACCTTGGCAGGATCGGCGCCGTTCTTGGCGGCGAACAGCAGCGCTTCGGCAACGGCCTGGATGTTCAGGGCGACAATGATCTGGTTGGCCACTTTGGCGGTCTGGCCGTCGCCGTTGCCACCCACGCGGGTGATGTTCTTGCCCATGGCTTCGAACAGCGGCAGGGCGCGCTCGAAGGCTTTTGGGCAGCCGCCGATCATGATGCTCAGGGTCGCGGCCTTGGCACCGACTTCACCGCCGGACACCGGGGCGTCCAGGTAGGCGGCGCCGGTGGCCTTGATTTTCTCGGCGAAGGCTTTGGTGGCGGTAGGCGAGATCGAGCTCATGTCGATCACGATCTTGTTCGGGCCGACGCCTTCGGCCACGCCGTTTTCACCGAACAGGACAGCTTCTACCTGCGGGGTGTCGGGGACCATGACGATGATGAATTCAGCTTCCTGGGCCACTTCTTTCGGGTTGGCCAGGGCCACCGCGCCAGCGGCGATCAGGTCGGCCGGGGCGGCGTCGTGGTGGGTGGAAACGAACAGGC
The sequence above is drawn from the Pseudomonas putida genome and encodes:
- a CDS encoding 2-hydroxy-3-oxopropionate reductase; this encodes MAKIGFIGTGIMGKPMAQNLQKAGHSLFVSTHHDAAPADLIAAGAVALANPKEVAQEAEFIIVMVPDTPQVEAVLFGENGVAEGVGPNKIVIDMSSISPTATKAFAEKIKATGAAYLDAPVSGGEVGAKAATLSIMIGGCPKAFERALPLFEAMGKNITRVGGNGDGQTAKVANQIIVALNIQAVAEALLFAAKNGADPAKVREALMGGFASSKILEVHAERMIKGTFDPGFRINLHQKDLNLALQGAKELGINLPNTSNAQQVFNTCQALGGGNWDHSALIKGLEHMANFSIRDDK